A single region of the Macrobrachium rosenbergii isolate ZJJX-2024 chromosome 5, ASM4041242v1, whole genome shotgun sequence genome encodes:
- the LOC136839051 gene encoding tropomyosin-2-like: protein MPKTHWYLEKRLKEQELANEELKYVCDKVLDAHDRKIQDLLAKEEKAKEKLREARNNLDCAEKLLEEKEDEIHWFTSYYDSQMEDADLQMQSLLANTRKMKEDKELLEGTLAVALCNIEEDLEKALKEKGDLQMQIENRDCQIQDMFEKGEKLKNDHEVLEDKLKEALSNMEDIQRKNLQKLQELAKECALLKEKCRKLEESKEKAENCAREQRRLQEEALRMQDKYMLMGVLHRIAQRDFELERIVREEQENTETGGEIQEIGSQDHGQEINQEFCCAQNEHRGYLKKQWLDVTDILEDILYRDKMSPEEIEENSSKNHD, encoded by the coding sequence ATGCCCAAAACCCATTGGTATCTGGAAAAGCGTCTGAAAGAACAAGAACTTGCAAATGAAGAATTGAAATATGTCTGTGACAAAGTGTTGGACGCCCATGATCGTAAGATTCAGGATTTGTTGGCCAAAGAGGAGAAAGCGAAAGAAAAGCTACGAGAGGCCCGCAATAACTTGGACTGTGCGGAAAAGCTattagaagaaaaggaagatgaaatacATTGGTTCACAAGTTATTATGACAGTCAGATGGAGGACGCAGACCTTCAGATGCAATCTTTGTTGGCtaatacaaggaaaatgaaagaggatAAAGAGCTTTTGGAAGGAACCTTAGCAGTGGCCCTTTGTAACATAGAGGAGGATTTGGAAAAGGCCTTGAAGGAGAAAGGAGACCTTCAAATGCAAATTGAGAACAGGGATTGTCAAATCCAAGACATgtttgaaaaaggagaaaaactgaaGAACGATCATGAGGTCTTGGAAGATAAATTAAAAGAGGCCCTTAGCAACATGGAGGATATACAGAGAAAGAACCTGCAGAAACTTCAAGAGCTTGCAAAAGAATGTGCACTATTAAAGGAGAAGTGTAGAAAACTAGAGGAAAGTAAGGAAAAGGCAGAAAATTGTGCCAGAGAACAACGAAGGCTGCAGGAAGAAGCGTTAAGGATGCAAGACAAGTACATGCTGATGGGAGTTCTTCACAGGATTGCCCAAAGGGACTTCGAGCTAGAACGGATTGTGAGGGAGGAGCAAGAGAACACAGAGACTGGAGGAGAAATACAAGAAATTGGAAGTCAAGATCATGGGCAAGAAATTAACCAGGAGTTCTGCTGTGCCCAGAATGAGCATAGAGGATACTTAAAAAAGCAATGGTTGGATGTAACCGACATCCTGGAGGACATTCTGTATAGAGACAAAATGTCTCCTgaggaaatagaagaaaattcTAGTAAAAACCATGACTGA